A single window of Poecilia reticulata strain Guanapo linkage group LG10, Guppy_female_1.0+MT, whole genome shotgun sequence DNA harbors:
- the ndufc1 gene encoding NADH dehydrogenase [ubiquinone] 1 subunit C1, mitochondrial, translating to MSQAFQALKSIVVDSNSQAGGIKPSTEAAVSAKMTFSRLLSRAVLVNRAGSRSAFTSSKMDTANPNWLQVGLAFGTSAFIWGLLFKQHSTDVHKYEVKKGLL from the exons ATGAGTCAGGCCTTCCAGGCTTTGAAATCCATCGTAGTCGACAGTAACTCTCAGGCAGGCGGAATTAAACCCAGCACCGAGGCAGCTGTCAGTGCTAAAATGACGTTCAGCCGCTTGTTATCTCGAGCTGTTCTCGTTAACAGGG CCGGATCCAGATCAGCCTTCACTAGCTCCAAGATGGACACAGCCAACCCCAACTGGCTGCAAGTGGGTCTTGCATTTGGAACATCGGCTTTTATCTGGGGCCTG CTCTTCAAACAGCACAGCACAGATGTTCACAAGTACGAAGTGAAAAAAGGCCTTCTGTGA